Within the Funiculus sociatus GB2-C1 genome, the region TGGTGATTTTCGACAATTGCCTGAGCGATCGCTAACCCCAATCCCGACCCGGTTGTTGTGGAATTCCCACTAGAGTGAGTCCGGGCTGGATCAACCCGATAAAATCGGTCAAAGATGTGGGGTAGTGCCGACTCTGGGATACCGGTGCCAGTATCGCTGACGGTCACTTGTAGCTGGGGTATCCCGTAGCGTCTAGTAGAGATGCGTTCGCCATCGCCTTTTTCTATATATTGCAATTCGACATCAACTTGACCACCCGCCGGAGTGTATTGCACCGCGTTACTAACCAAATTTGTAAACAGACGCGCCAATTGATCCCAATCGCCCTCTACATCCAATGTTGGATTTTGGATTTTGAAGGGATTTTTGGGGAAATTTATTCTTTCCAAAACATCGCCTGATTTTGGATTATTGGGAATTGCGGATTGGGCAGATTCCCCCAGTCCCCAGTCCCCATTCCCCAGTGCCAAATCTAAAGATAGTTTGATACCCTTTTCAGATGCAACTAGCTGTTGTTCTTCTATCACCTCCATCAATAGGGCATCCAGGGGAACTGACACCCAATTGCGTTGCACCATACCGCTATCTTGCCGCGCCAGAAACAGCAAATCATCCACCAAACGCCCCAACCGCCGGGTAAGTCGTTCTACAACTTTCAACTGTTGTCGGTAATGTAGAGGTGCCTCGCCCTGTGCTTCTACCAAGTCAGGGTCAGCTAGCGCCACCTGGACATTGGTTTGAATCATGGCAATTGGGTTTCTCAGTTCGTGAGAAGCGTCAGCTGTAAATTGTTTGAGACGTTGATAAGACTCTCGCACTGGTTCCATTGCCAACCCAGAAAGCCACCAGCCGCTAGCTGCAACAGAAATCAACATTAGCACCGTGCCAAAAATCAAATCGACCATCAGCAGGCGAGTCGGCTTAGCAACCTCAAACCAAGGATGGCTGACGCGCAGATATCCCAGTACCTGTCTCCCGATTTCCACTCGTTCCGTCACCTGTCGCAGCAGGAGTGGTGAGTATTGAGTGCGTAGCACAGGTGTCTCGCCTGTTTGTTCTGAGTTTTGAGTTTTGAGTTTTGAGTTAAGAGTTTCTCCTTGCTCCCCTGAACCCCTTACCACTTTGACGGTTTCACCAGTGCGATTGAGATGGATGGGAATATCTAGCGGTTCGGATAAAGTTGACCAGCGTAATTCACCGTTGGGGCTAAACCATTCTAGG harbors:
- a CDS encoding sensor histidine kinase, whose amino-acid sequence is MFQATRRRLAFWYTAVTAVLLLLFATGVYMYVRSTLIERVDDTLNHVVEVVQRSLVIESVAPDKLSVNVEASFPNNADTVEDDHIDLEWFSPNGELRWSTLSEPLDIPIHLNRTGETVKVVRGSGEQGETLNSKLKTQNSEQTGETPVLRTQYSPLLLRQVTERVEIGRQVLGYLRVSHPWFEVAKPTRLLMVDLIFGTVLMLISVAASGWWLSGLAMEPVRESYQRLKQFTADASHELRNPIAMIQTNVQVALADPDLVEAQGEAPLHYRQQLKVVERLTRRLGRLVDDLLFLARQDSGMVQRNWVSVPLDALLMEVIEEQQLVASEKGIKLSLDLALGNGDWGLGESAQSAIPNNPKSGDVLERINFPKNPFKIQNPTLDVEGDWDQLARLFTNLVSNAVQYTPAGGQVDVELQYIEKGDGERISTRRYGIPQLQVTVSDTGTGIPESALPHIFDRFYRVDPARTHSSGNSTTTGSGLGLAIAQAIVENHHGYIQVASILHQGTTVTVTLPAPREE